TATCATATATTACCAATTTAATTAACAGTGAATATAATGTCTACATGTGTAGCATAAAATGGACCAAAACCTTTCAAATTAGGCAGCtaaaaacaatatattcaatattatataaattatagTGTTAATTTATAATACTATACATGATCTATACTACTGAATACTGCTTTATATTGAtttgtaatcagtctgagagtATTATGGGCTTGATGACCACAAATTCGCCTTGGATCACTGAATCTGATGTGCTGTTTCTACCAGATATTTATTATACTACAGTATTTGTATTTAAGCGTTTTATGAACAAAGTCAAGTTTGAGGGAGAGGAAAATGACTTATTATCGGAATAAATCACTGCAATGTTTTGGGTTCTCTCCATTGGGCAGCATCAGCGACCAACCATCAAATATTATGACCTTGCATTTatcattatttctttattaatatATTCTTGGCAGCATTTGGGTTGCTtgattattactatttttaatattatttgggTTTTTAACTCAACCTCGTAGATACCGTCATGCCTCAGTGACCAACCAGAGTGTTTACCGTCATGGTCCGTAGGAAAACATCAATGTAAGTCAATGGTGAGATCATACAGCTAGCTAGTTACAATGATAATTAGCTGGCATAAAAATGCCAAGTGCACACTGACAGTTCAGTAGTTAAGTCAGTATTTAGTAATTTATAAATTACTCACCTTGAATATGTGAAGAGTCTCAGCAGTTGTGAGGTGTTTATTCCACGAACGCCTGCTAGCCGGTTGCTATTAAGTTAGCTGGTTTGCTAACGACTAGCTGCTAATGAATTCCGCAATGTCAGAGCAGAAAAGGGTTGACGAGGCCCTAAATTACCCAAAGACAACCGGGCCGCTAGGCCATAGCGAGCCGATAAAACCAACAAACGAACCACTCCTTCATGCGGGCTGCTGTGCATCCTGTTAACGACACATAAACAGCCCATTTGATGATTTGTCAAacactcctctctctcccgcaGCCATCTTACTTTAGCTCCGCCCACACGCCTCCTCTGAGTCACGCCCACAGCCACGGTCCTCATCCGCCTGGACGGAACGCGTGAAGCGACAAAACTAGAAGAGCGCGCTGGGCCCTGCTGTCACACACTGGCAACAGTACATTTACTTCTGTTTACATATCAATTTTACcatttcatttagatttttaaatacaaacataaaacatttttttcagtttgttttttacagcttGTATTAggtctgtccttttttttttttactgtgtatTTGGTCAATTTAATGGCACATTTTGTGTAGTTTCGCTTCTGTGCTCCAGTATGACCTGTTGTTTTGTAGCAGCCTCTGTGTGTTCAAAGGAAAACCTCCCTGATTTCTCACAAAGGAACAATTCCCAAAGGATGCATGTCAGTTGTTGTGGTTTCCTTCCTTAGAGACATGCATTACCAGGCAGTACTCAGGTTGACCTGGGTTTTTGTTGTTAGGAGACCAATTTACAGAGCCTGATGCAGGTCAGCAACATTACAGCAACTTAACGAGAagtcagagcagcagagaaagaaaTGTGTTGGTCAAAGGTTGTGGTTTGAAGAATGGATAAAGCAGCTGATGATGGTATTAGAGGTAACCAGTGGCAGAGACTGCTCAGGTGGCATCGAGGGCAGAAAGTGACTGATGACCAACAAGATGGAGTCAAGGATGATGGGAAACATAGAAACATTCAGGATAAGAAGTTTCACATAAAGTGAGTAATGGATGTTTGGTCTGTGCATAGCCTGTACTAACAAGGAATTTATAATTTGAAGTTTCTTCATCGTGGCATTATTTGATCCTCTGGATGGAGTAATTAGTGCAAGTGTTTTTGGTCCattctttaattatttattcacaCTCTACTTATTCGAAACAAGTGAGCAAATTAGAAAATATGTCTTTATTCTAGCCAGTCCTTTATTAGAGATCATCGCCATCCACAAGAAGAACAGTTCCCTTTGAATATATGAAAGTGGGTTTGCATTCTAATGTAATCAAGTATTTAAACAGTGGCACGATGgtgctctgtgtggagtgtgtatGTTCTACCGTAGTCTGTGTGTTATTTATCCTAACGttacatcaacatcatcatagTGAGTCATCAGGCTGAGAATCGTAATGTCCATCTCTCTGTTCTCTATCATCCTCCCCCTCTCAGCTGGACAGAGTGGCTGATCGATCCAGCTGAACAGTTTTATTACATCTGGCTCCAGATCATGATCTTTCCCATTTTCTACAACTCAGTGATCATTATTTTGAGGTAATAATGTGAATAGTAATCTGATATTTATCCTTATTAGCTGCAATCAATCAACAACCGCTGAAACCTATTTTAGTTGGTGATGTTTTCTCAGGACATGCTTCACATCCATCTCTCTGAGCCTCCTACCGGTTTGGCTTACTCTGGATTATCTGTCAGACCTCATGTATGTGGTTGACATGATCATCACTGCACATACAGGTAAAAATTTTGTcttagaaatacaataaaactcTAATTTTATCTGTCATTGAACTAAATTCCATTCATGAGATTCTTGGTTCCTGCTATGAAATGACTTTTGTCCTGCTGTTTTCAGGTTATTTGGACCAAGGCATCCTCGTCAAGGATCTTAATCAGCTGAAGAAGCGTTACTTTCACTCAAAGCGTTTCTTGAGGGAACTGGTCTCCCTGCTCCCGACTGACTTTCTCTACATTGTCTTTGGAATTCAGACTCCTCTGATAAGGATCAACCGCCTTCTACGCCTCCCACGACTCAATGAGGCCCTGGATCGCATGGAGACAAGAACCTCGTACCCCAACACATTCCGGATCTCGAAGCTCATGATCTACATCTTTGTTTTGATCCACTGGAACGCGTGTCTCTACTTTGCGCTGTCCAGCTACATTGGCTTTGGAAGTGATAATTGGGTCTACccaaacatcacaaaaaccGAGTTTGCCTCCATGCGACGTCAGTACTTTTACTGCTTCTGGTTCTCTGCCCAGATTTTCACCACCGTAGGAGACACCCCTCTACCAAAGAGGGAGGAGGAATATCTGTTCATGATCGCAGACCTGCTCATTGCTGTCTTGGTGTTTGCATCAATTGTTGGAAATGTGGGAAATGTCATCACAAGCCTAAGGGACCGCGATAATGTCTTCTTTCCTAATCATGAGTTGGCAAGTTGGAAatctttatcattatttttgtgtCACTTTTTGTCATATTTGGTGTATGGCGGTGTTTTGTAATTTgtaaagtgtttgtgtgttcgtccgttgtccattcgttagtccaccaaatatcttcgcaacagtCCAATAGAAACAGaataggaagatgaaacaaaaagcacattactcgagcagcaaaggggataaaaatgagatgatgaccttgacctagaaaactaggtcaatgtcaaatttcagcgtttttacactcaggaaccagataaggtagaaagacgagggagaaggccagtgtgagtaagaccattgatcaaagctagtgaccTAGGCAAAGCTAGTGACCTaggcaagtaggtcagggtaaaaatttgaattcaggggtgtcacgggatgttgcagtctgtgactgccttgctACATGCTTTGATGCTAACTACACTTGTTTCATATAAATTaaggtttttttcccttcttaaAGGTGAAGGCATACCTGCGTAGCCATCACATTAGCAAGGAGCTTCGACAGCGAATTGACAATTGGTACCAGCACCTTCACATCAACAAGAAGATCATGCGAGAGAACGAGATCTTGCAGCAGCTACCTTTACATCTCAGGACAGAGATTGCTGTCAGTGTTCATCTCCCAACACTCTCCAAAGTCACCATCTTCCAGAGCTGTGAGAAGAgtctgctggaggagctggtgCTGAAACTGACACCTCAGGTCAGGGAAAAGAACAGCACTCAAATTGTACAGCTAGCATAAATACCATTATGTGCAAAGGGCTATGATCATAGTGTTGTGAGGTCATGTAGCTAAAGGTAGCATTGAAGTCCGGTTTGATTATTACCATACAGAAGAGAAGAACTCCAAAGTACTTCATAATGAGGgactgcatttattttaaacacaaaaatatctgGTCAATAATCAACCCTATTGTCTTCAGCCTGAACCATGAAATAATCCCTGGAAAATTTACACTTTTGGAAAATAGGGTCTATTGGAACcttctgacaaatttgtcaaagaAATGATAAGTAAATttagtgggtagtgctgtcgctgcaAAGCAAAGCGGTTACTGGTTCAAGTTCCGTCATATacggagtttacatgttctccccgtgtctgcgtgggttctttccaggttctacagcttctcccacctccaaaaacatacacttcaGGCAAATTAGCTGGCcgcaaattgtccataggtgtgagtgtgtgcgtgcatgcttgtctgtctacatgtggctccgcgttatactggcgtcacgcccagagtgtaccctgcctcacactctcattggctgggataggctccacctccCCGCTACAGCTGAAGAAGTaggtatagaaaatgaatgaatgaatgtatatagTATATGAGCATTAATTTGTGTAATTATGGctaaatccagatttttttcaCATGGAAAATGCATATATATTTGTCTGATTACATTCGTCAGgtttttcagttaaaaaaaaaattaaagtaagaTTTACGATGTAGAAGAATAAAATCAAGTATCAAATTTGATAAATTTGGCTTTTTAACAAACACATATAAATGGAACAAACTGATGTATGGAAAATTACAGTATTGGAAAAGTGAGCATCATTTAGGATTAATTGTGATAATTATAATTTAGTTTGTTGCACAATCATGAGCCTGTTGTCAGTGATGATTAGCATGTATACACTGCAGTGTGGAATGGAAGAATCAGTTCTTCATTTGACCGGGACAGTGAAGGACAATTTATACTGTCCATTTTTGTAGTAgagattattttacatttagttTGAGATgcatcaaataaataattaacacaTTATTATTGAATTGCACATATACTTGGAAAATTTACTATTAATTAGTAAAGCTATcaataaaaatctgtttatGGATGAAAGTTTTTCTCGCGTGTTTTATTTTGCAGGTTTTCAGTCCAGGCGAGTACGTCTGCAGGAAAGGAGATATAGGTCATGAAATGTACATCATCAAAGAGGGAAAACTGGCCGTTGTTGCCGATGATGGAATCACAGAGTTTGCCGTGTTAAGTGAAGGGAATTTCTTTGGGGAAATAAGTATCCTGAATATCAAAGGTAATAGAGATCTCAGGAATGTTCCACATTTTTGCAAGTAAGCCAATCTCATATGTGTGAAGCTGTTGTGTCTTTTAGTTGGTatccatttaaaaataataatcaagttaAAAATTGCTGCACATCAGGTCaatattatttaaattctaAAATACATTAGTATAATTCATTTTACTACTGAACGCCATAGGAACTCTTTCCTGCCTGTGGCCAATAATCTGTACAATGTCTCACCTTGACCTGTAGTGACAAGAATAAATGAAGCAGTATTAAATGTGTATATCTGTACATATGCTGATATATTATTCTATCTATTTATCCTCTAATTTAATCTCTCTTGctattttttcccccttaaTTCTAAATTATCTACTCTTGCGCTTACTTTTTACTTCTGTTCTGCAATGGAATAACTGTAACGAAAGcaatttgtttgcttgtttgtttgtttttgcactgAAATCCCTGTATATTTCTCTTCAGGCAACAAGTCAGGCAATCGTCGCACCGCCAACATCCGAAGCATTGGCCATTCCGACCTGTTCAGCTTGTCTAAAGAGGACCTGACGGAGGTGTTATCAGAGTTCCCCGCAGCCAAACTTCACCTGGAAGAGAAAGGCAGACAGATCCTCACTAAAATGGGAATGTTGGTTGACGGCTGGGAGGGAGAGGAACTGGAGGCAGAGAAAGTAGAATCCAAGATAAAAAGATTGGAGAGCAAGTTGGAAATCCTGCAGACAAAACTCGCTCGGCTAATGATGGAATTGGAGTCCAGCAACCGCAAAATGCAGGCCCGagtggagcagctggagggggAGGTTGCGGCGATAGAGGCTCATCTGCCAGAGGAttgggaggaaggagagagaagaggtgaAGGGACAGGAGGAGATGTTGGATGGGAGCGAGAGGAggcagaaggagaagaagatgagagTCTGGATCCAAAGGGAAGAAAACAGGAACAGGGAGAAGAAGATGGTGTGACCaaagaaggagatggagagagcaCTAAAAGTACAAAAGAGGATGTGGAAAGGACGGCAGATGGAGATACGTCTGGGCTGAAGGACTCACATGATCAGGAAAATAAGATAACAGATAATgggaagaaaaacagagagatgGCAGACGACAGGCCTGGGAAAGGAGACGGAGCTGAGATTGATCTTGAAGATAGGAGTAGAAGAGACAACGGggaaagaaaatctgaaaaagaaagagaagaaactgACGAAGAGAAGGGGGATGAAACTGAAGAGCAGGAAGAAAcgatgaaaaagtaaaaatgaaattatcgctctctgtctctcatttattgtacattaaTTAGGAGATTTGTATCTTATTTATTATGTGAAtgggtcacaccaaattgtctgtaggtgtgagtaaGAGAGTGAAtgactgtttgtctttcatgtggccttgTGATAAGCTGGTGTCTCATGTGGGGTGTTCCCTGCCTTTCGCcctcagccagctgggataggctccagcagatctTTGATTGGAAGGCAGATTTAGATGAAATTATTGTGAttgagaatggatggatgtcatGCATTTAGGTACAGAGATCCAGAGGGAGGGGGTCACTATGTGGTCAAACCTTGTCTCATGAtgttgtactgtactgtaatttatCGTAATGTGCCTTATTTTACCTCTGACTatcttttattgttattttttcttaACATATACTTAGTTCCAGCAACTGCATTGCTACATTTTCCcgacagggattaataaagtatttttgattctgattcttCTTACTTCTGCATGGTGAAGGGAAGGGTTAACATCAGGGGAGTGAAGGCCGGAGTGATAGGATGGGATTAATTATCTTTGTGAAAACGgcaaaggaaaataaagtttgaaaagTGTCCAACTGTTTCTTCAGATGGTCGCACAATGTGTTCCTGCAATACAACATTGTACCACCAGATAGAAACATTGCATCCTCTACTGTAGATAAATGTGTATCATTGACAACAGATGGTGTTGAATTTCAGTGGGATATTATAttctaatttttaatttgtgtacACTTTCTTTTGTTAATTTGAGCTACTGCTTAATAGACATGTTCTATGTTAATTATTGCAAAACTgatttatttctaaattaatATTATGACAATGTTTTGCTTCAATGATTAATGACAGGATAATTAACCAGTCCAATGTCCAGCTGTTTCACCAATTTAAGGTGCAAAATAAGAAATCAAACTATCACTAATTTTCACACTACAAGTtagtgaattaaaatttttagtTTTGTAAGATCTTTCTGTGATGAGCAAATTGCTTGTTAGCTTGACGAAACTAGATTCACTGTCAAATATAtggaaaaatgcacaaaaatgcaCTCAAATCCCTTGCTTTGgatacatgtttttaaaaaaataaacttggtTTTCAACCAAGGATCCAGTGATCCAACCAACTATTATTCGACtgaataatttttgttgttctgttgtcCAGTTCCAATTTCTGAATGTCTTAacacaatttctttttaaaaaaatgtaatttatattattaaattttaatttaacacattattatattattcatgGAAGGTGATATGACCcaatttataataatattatttatacttcaatatttcacacacatcacaacGTTTCAGACGGAAGTGGACGCTGGCCCTTTAATGACGCAGAGGTTACGCACTTCCCGGA
This window of the Antennarius striatus isolate MH-2024 chromosome 12, ASM4005453v1, whole genome shotgun sequence genome carries:
- the cnga4 gene encoding cyclic nucleotide-gated channel alpha-4, with product MDKAADDGIRGNQWQRLLRWHRGQKVTDDQQDGVKDDGKHRNIQDKKFHINWTEWLIDPAEQFYYIWLQIMIFPIFYNSVIIILRTCFTSISLSLLPVWLTLDYLSDLMYVVDMIITAHTGYLDQGILVKDLNQLKKRYFHSKRFLRELVSLLPTDFLYIVFGIQTPLIRINRLLRLPRLNEALDRMETRTSYPNTFRISKLMIYIFVLIHWNACLYFALSSYIGFGSDNWVYPNITKTEFASMRRQYFYCFWFSAQIFTTVGDTPLPKREEEYLFMIADLLIAVLVFASIVGNVGNVITSLRDRDNVFFPNHEGVKAYLRSHHISKELRQRIDNWYQHLHINKKIMRENEILQQLPLHLRTEIAVSVHLPTLSKVTIFQSCEKSLLEELVLKLTPQVFSPGEYVCRKGDIGHEMYIIKEGKLAVVADDGITEFAVLSEGNFFGEISILNIKGNKSGNRRTANIRSIGHSDLFSLSKEDLTEVLSEFPAAKLHLEEKGRQILTKMGMLVDGWEGEELEAEKVESKIKRLESKLEILQTKLARLMMELESSNRKMQARVEQLEGEVAAIEAHLPEDWEEGERRGEGTGGDVGWEREEAEGEEDESLDPKGRKQEQGEEDGVTKEGDGESTKSTKEDVERTADGDTSGLKDSHDQENKITDNGKKNREMADDRPGKGDGAEIDLEDRSRRDNGERKSEKEREETDEEKGDETEEQEETMKK